A section of the Castanea sativa cultivar Marrone di Chiusa Pesio chromosome 12, ASM4071231v1 genome encodes:
- the LOC142620407 gene encoding uncharacterized protein LOC142620407, whose translation MKGNKGKEVVDEVARPEPQPQPRPASGEKRKNSSTPLSATPSKSPSPDSSQPSQRTSTNLLENEDLAWERFQEAVKGEDVAACYDMSLKEFEHSGVHDLFKAMSKFIAASRQATEMDRTRILLEKRIEEIKNDCRTWAEVANKAKDEAEEFKALVGELKSDTARKDERLELLQKENDELNLLLKKAKDEAVEEFKASKEFTDLMDTNYAAGFEDFRMDAMDNFPEVDFSTIKLNLAAATSSLVHTGSDDVNIEDDASTKPAQDDPNVDAPSS comes from the exons atgaaaggaaacaaggggaaggaagtgGTCGACGAGGTAGCTAGACCTGAACCTCAGCCCCAGCCTCGTCCTGCTTctggagaaaaaaggaaaa ATTCGTCCACACCCCTTAGCGccactccgtccaagtcccctTCTCCTGACTCGTCCCAGCCTTCTCAAAGGACTTCTACTAATTTATTGGAGAATGAGGATCtggcttgggaacgattccaagaggctgtgaaGGGCGAGGACGTAgctgcgtgctacgacatgtccttgaaagagttcGAGCACTCTggcgtccacgatctcttcaag GCAATGTccaagttcatagctgcgtccaggcaggccacagagatggacaggacgaggatccttctGGAGAAAAGGATAGAAGAGATCAAAAATGACTGTAGGACGTGGGCagaggtggcgaacaaggccaaggacgaggctgaggagttcaaggctttggtgggggagctgaagtcCGACACTGCCAGGAAGGACGAGCGTCTTgaacttcttcaaaaggagaatgaCGAGCTGAATCTACTTCTgaagaaagctaaagacgaggcaGTGGAGGAATTCAAAGCGTCCAAAGAATTCACTGACCTGATGGATACAAACTACGCAGCAGGGTTTGAGGACTTTAGAATGGACGCTATGGACAACtttcctgaagttgactttagcaccattaaactcaaccttgctgCTGCTACAAGTTCCCTCGTCCacacaggctcagacgatgtcaacatcgaggacgacgcttccactaaaccagctcaggacgaccccaacgttgatgccccttcctcttga
- the LOC142618761 gene encoding GTP-binding protein YPTM2-like, with product MNPEYDYLFKLLLIGDSGVGKSCLLLRFADDSYLDSYISTIGVDFKIRTVEQDGKTIKLQIWDTAGQERFRTMTSSYYRGAHGIIIVYDVTDQESFNNVKQWLSEIDRYASENVNKLLVGNKSDLTANKVVSYETAKAFADEIGIPFMETSAKNATNVEQAFMAMAADIKTRMASQPMNNVRPPTVQIRGQPVNQKSGCCSS from the exons ATGAATCCTGAATA TGACTATTTGTTCAAGCTTTTGCTGATTGGAGATTCTGGTGTTGGCAAATCATGTCTTCTTCTGAGATTTGCT GATGATTCATATCTGGACAGTTACATTAGCACAATTGGAGTTGACTTT AAAATACGCACTGTGGAGCAAGATGGAAAGACCATAAAACTTCAGATC TGGGATACTGCAGGACAAGAGCGTTTCAGGACAATGACTAGTAGCTATTACCGTGGAGCACATGGCATTAtt ATAGTTTATGATGTGACAGACCAAGAGAGCTTTAACAATGTTAAGCAATGGTTGAGTGAAATTGACCGATATGCTAGTGAGAATGTAAACAAGCTTCTGGTTGGAAACAAGTCTGACCTCACTGCTAACAAAGTTGTGTCTTATGAAACGGCGAAG GCGTTTGCCGATGAAATTGGCATTCCATTTATGGAGACGAGTGCCAAAAATGCTACTAATGTGGAGCAGGCTTTTATGGCCATGGCTGCTGACATCAAGACTCG TATGGCAAGTCAACCAATGAACAATGTAAGGCCACCAACAGTGCAGATACGAGGACAACCGGTTAATCAGAAATCTGGCTGCTGCTCTTCTTAG